One genomic region from Tachysurus fulvidraco isolate hzauxx_2018 chromosome 14, HZAU_PFXX_2.0, whole genome shotgun sequence encodes:
- the serpind1 gene encoding heparin cofactor 2: MWVILVISTTFLLNAPVLGGVKDLNSHFSFYEKNNAMAINAQTLPQGHDNLQMESPDFHQDNTVTKDLPLEGLEEEDYIDFDKILAEGDDDYSDGDAIDEITTPEPDLDFVSELFDPKVHRACLLRLFHGRTRLQRINVVNAFFGFRLYRSLRKQVNQTDNVLLAPAGISITMGMIALAVGSTTHKQLYQALGFAEFVNASVHYNDSTVHKLFCKLTHRLFRRNFGYTLRSVNDFYVKHTAVITEGFRSQAKTYYFAEPQSVDFRDPAFLLKANQRIQKLIKGLIKEPLKSVDPNMVVMILNYLYFKGTWEQKFPKELTHYRNFRVSEKHQVRVPMMQNKGTYLAAADHDLNCDVLQLNYKGNISMLIAVPQKLSGMKILEQEVSPIVINKWLNNMTNRTREVVLPRFKLEQSYDLVNHLKQLGLTDLFTEKGDFSPLASEKVSVNWFKHQSAITVNEEGTEGGAMTHVGFMPLSTQTRFIVDRPFLFFIYEHHTDCLIFMGRIADPSKS; encoded by the exons ATGTGGGTTATTTTAGTCATTTCAACAACCTTCCTTCTAAATGCTCCAGTTTTGGGTGGAGTGAAGGACCTAAATTCACACTTCAGCTTCTATGAGAAAAACAATGCAATGGCTATTAATGCACAGACACTTCCCCAGGGTCATGACAACCTACAGATGGAGTCTCCAGACTTTCATCAGGACAACACAGTCACCAAAGACTTGCCACTGGAAGGCTTGGAAGAGGAAGATTACATTGATTTTGATAAAATACTGGCAGAAGGAGACGATGACTACAGTGACGGTGATGCAATAGATGAAATCACTACACCTGAACCAGATCTTGACTTTGTCTCAGAGCTCTTTGACCCCAAAGTGCACAGAGCATGTCTCTTGAGACTTTTTCATGGTCGAACACGGCTGCAGCGCATTAATGTGGTCAATGCCTTTTTTGGATTTCGCCTTTACCGAAGCCTTCGCAAACAAGTCAATCAAACGGATAATGTTCTGCTGGCACCTGCTGGAATTTCCATTACCATGGGAATGATTGCTCTTGCTGTTGGTTCTACCACACACAAGCAGCTCTACCAAGCTTTAGGCTTTGCTGAATTTGTCAATGCCAGCGTTCACTATAATGATTCCACTGTGCACAAACTTTTCTGCAAACTTACACACCGACTCTTCAGGCGTAACTTTGGCTACACTTTGCGATCTGTCAATGACTTTTATGTCAAACATACTGCAGTCATTACAGAGGGCTTCCGTAGTCAGGCAAAGACATATTATTTTGCTGAGCCTCAATCTGTGGATTTCAGAGACCCAGCATTCCTTTTGAAAGCCAACCAGCGTATTCAGAAGTTGATAAAAGGGCTAATCAAAGAACCACTTAAAAGTGTTGACCCCAACATGGTAGTAATGATTCTAAACTATCTGTACTTTAAAG GAACATGGGAGCAGAAGTTTCCAAAGGAGCTAACCCATTACCGCAACTTCCGTGTCAGTGAGAAGCACCAGGTTCGTGTGCCAATGATGCAAAATAAGGGTACCTACCTGGCTGCAGCTGATCATGACCTGAACTGTGATGTCCTACAGTTGAACTACAAAGGCAACATAAGCATGCTCATTGCTGTGCCACAGAAACTTTCTGGTATGAAAATACTTGAACAAGAGGTTTCACCAATTGTCATTAACAAATGGCTCAACAATATGACTAACAG AACACGTGAGGTGGTGCTCCCAAGATTTAAGCTGGAGCAGAGCTATGATCTAGTCAACCACTTGAAGCAGTTGGGTCTAACTGACCTCTTCACAGAAAAGGGCGACTTCTCTCCTCTGGCTTCTGAGAAGGTCTCGGTCAACTGG TTTAAGCACCAAAGTGCCATCACAGTAAATGAGGAAGGTACTGAAGGAGGAGCAATGACACACGTGGGTTTCATGCCTCTGTCAACACAGACACGCTTTATTGTGGACCggccctttctttttttcatctaCGAACATCACACTGACTGCCTCATCTTCATGGGACGGATTGCAGACCCATCAAAGAGttaa